In Lepisosteus oculatus isolate fLepOcu1 chromosome 17, fLepOcu1.hap2, whole genome shotgun sequence, a genomic segment contains:
- the LOC102684876 gene encoding equilibrative nucleoside transporter 1 isoform X1, whose protein sequence is MTSINPPKDKYRAVWLIFFILGLGTLLPWNFFMTATMYFTSRLKDEVAINITGNLTDGVAQNYLEAKFNNFMTLCAMLPLLLFTCLNSFLHQKIPQKVRIMGSLFVILFVFVLTAAVVKISLSPVSFFTLTMIKIICINSFGAILQGSLFGLAGLLPATYTTPIMSGQGLAGTFAAAAMICAIASGSELQDSSFGYFITACVVIIVAIVSYVTLPKLDFFLYYSTGNSANPAEGVRDEETKLDLLKKENINGVDNSVAFSKHTSSSVFEIFKKIWVMALSVCFVFTVTIGTFPAVTADVKSTIAGDSTWGKYFIPVSCFLLFNLLDWAGRSLTAICMWPGKDSKLLPILVVARVVFVPLFMLCNVQKRVNLPVIFAHDVWFIIFMIVFAFSNGYLASLCMCFGPKKVPPHEAETAGAIMAFFLSLGLALGAALSFLFRAVV, encoded by the exons ATGACATCAATAAATCCTCCAAAGGACAA GTACCGAGCTGTGTGGCTGATATTCTTCATCCTGGGGCTGGGCACTCTTCTGCCATGGAACTTCTTCATGACTGCAACAATG TATTTCACGAGTCGGCTTAAAGATGAGGTGGCAATCAACATCACAGGCAACCTGACAGATGGGGTGGCCCAAAATTACTTGGAGGCGAAATTCAACAACTTTATGACCCTGTGCGCCATGCTGCCTCTGCTGCTTTTCACCTGCCTCAACTCCTTCCTGCACCAGAA GATTCCACAGAAGGTGCGCATCATGGGCAGCCTGTTTGTAATTCTGTTTGTGTTCGTGCTGACAGCAGCGGTGGTcaagatctctctctctccggtcAGCTTCTTCACACTCACCATGATCAAAATTATCTGCATCAACT CTTTTGGAGCCATCTTGCAGGGTAGCCTGTTTGGCCTGGCAGGCCTGCTGCCCGCCACCTACACCACCCCGATCATGAGTGGGCAGGGCCTGGCAGGCACCTTTGCTGCAGCTGCGATGATCTGTGCCATTGCAA GTGGTTCAGAGTTGCAGGACAGCTCCTTTGGGTATTTTATCACAGCATGTGTGGTGatcattgtggccattgtctcCTACGTCACCCTTCCCAAACTG GATTTCTTTCTGTACTATTCAACAGGCAACAGTGCCAATCCTGCAGAAGGCGTCAGGGATGAGGAGACCAAACTGGATCTGCTAAAGAAAG AGAACATCAATGGTGTGGACAACAGTGTAGCCTTCAGTAAGCACACAAGCTCCTCAGTGTTCGAGATTTTCAAAAAG ATCTGGGTGATGGCTCTGTCCGTATGCTTCGTGTTCACCGTGACCATCGGAACGTTCCCTGCTGTGACTGCAGATGTCAAATCGACAATCGCAGGGGACAGCACCTGGG GTAAGTACTTCATCCCTGTGTCCTGCTTCCTGCTCTTCAACCTGCTGGATTGGGCTGGGAGAAGCCTGACTGCCATCTGCATGTGG CCAGGGAAGGACAGCAAGCTTTTGCCTATCTTGGTGGTTGCCCGTGTGGTGTTCGTACCCTTGTTCATGCTGTGTAACGTCCAGAAGAGAGTGAACCTGCCTGTGATCTTCGCGCACGATGTCTGGTTCATCATCTTCATGATTGTCTTTGCCTTCTCCAATGGATACCTTGCCAGCCTTTGCATGTGCTTTGGGCCCAA GAAAGTGCCGCCTCATGAGGCCGAGACGGCTGGAGCCATTATGGCCTTCTTCTTGTCTCTGGGCTTGGCGCTGGGAGCCGCCCTCTCCTTCCTCTTCCGAGCAGTCGTGTAA
- the LOC102684876 gene encoding equilibrative nucleoside transporter 1 isoform X2, with translation MTLCAMLPLLLFTCLNSFLHQKIPQKVRIMGSLFVILFVFVLTAAVVKISLSPVSFFTLTMIKIICINSFGAILQGSLFGLAGLLPATYTTPIMSGQGLAGTFAAAAMICAIASGSELQDSSFGYFITACVVIIVAIVSYVTLPKLDFFLYYSTGNSANPAEGVRDEETKLDLLKKENINGVDNSVAFSKHTSSSVFEIFKKIWVMALSVCFVFTVTIGTFPAVTADVKSTIAGDSTWGKYFIPVSCFLLFNLLDWAGRSLTAICMWPGKDSKLLPILVVARVVFVPLFMLCNVQKRVNLPVIFAHDVWFIIFMIVFAFSNGYLASLCMCFGPKKVPPHEAETAGAIMAFFLSLGLALGAALSFLFRAVV, from the exons ATGACCCTGTGCGCCATGCTGCCTCTGCTGCTTTTCACCTGCCTCAACTCCTTCCTGCACCAGAA GATTCCACAGAAGGTGCGCATCATGGGCAGCCTGTTTGTAATTCTGTTTGTGTTCGTGCTGACAGCAGCGGTGGTcaagatctctctctctccggtcAGCTTCTTCACACTCACCATGATCAAAATTATCTGCATCAACT CTTTTGGAGCCATCTTGCAGGGTAGCCTGTTTGGCCTGGCAGGCCTGCTGCCCGCCACCTACACCACCCCGATCATGAGTGGGCAGGGCCTGGCAGGCACCTTTGCTGCAGCTGCGATGATCTGTGCCATTGCAA GTGGTTCAGAGTTGCAGGACAGCTCCTTTGGGTATTTTATCACAGCATGTGTGGTGatcattgtggccattgtctcCTACGTCACCCTTCCCAAACTG GATTTCTTTCTGTACTATTCAACAGGCAACAGTGCCAATCCTGCAGAAGGCGTCAGGGATGAGGAGACCAAACTGGATCTGCTAAAGAAAG AGAACATCAATGGTGTGGACAACAGTGTAGCCTTCAGTAAGCACACAAGCTCCTCAGTGTTCGAGATTTTCAAAAAG ATCTGGGTGATGGCTCTGTCCGTATGCTTCGTGTTCACCGTGACCATCGGAACGTTCCCTGCTGTGACTGCAGATGTCAAATCGACAATCGCAGGGGACAGCACCTGGG GTAAGTACTTCATCCCTGTGTCCTGCTTCCTGCTCTTCAACCTGCTGGATTGGGCTGGGAGAAGCCTGACTGCCATCTGCATGTGG CCAGGGAAGGACAGCAAGCTTTTGCCTATCTTGGTGGTTGCCCGTGTGGTGTTCGTACCCTTGTTCATGCTGTGTAACGTCCAGAAGAGAGTGAACCTGCCTGTGATCTTCGCGCACGATGTCTGGTTCATCATCTTCATGATTGTCTTTGCCTTCTCCAATGGATACCTTGCCAGCCTTTGCATGTGCTTTGGGCCCAA GAAAGTGCCGCCTCATGAGGCCGAGACGGCTGGAGCCATTATGGCCTTCTTCTTGTCTCTGGGCTTGGCGCTGGGAGCCGCCCTCTCCTTCCTCTTCCGAGCAGTCGTGTAA